In Flavobacteriales bacterium, one genomic interval encodes:
- a CDS encoding polysaccharide biosynthesis tyrosine autokinase has protein sequence MNQSPNFDFNHLESEDNFDFKKEFFKYLYFWKYFVGATTLFIVIAFMYLRYTSKVYNVAAKIKIIDKKESSLELPTASELFSNSKINLENEIEVIKSYPILSQVVENKNLHTSVISIGDIMQSLTIEYPFEISLNFPIDSLSKSSYRLNMIADGFEIIDFSNDSKKYVFKGVSTYNFKHDLPFEIFNFDREQYINYDNEGYEIQFSSVDEMVASLKKSIQISQVGKESDIIQLEFKSTNSDYSEIVLNELIDVFNNDGIQDRQLIHKRTIDFVNERYAYLSMELDSIEITKQLYKVDNDLVDLSANSAISLEQSYKSQENIFSIENQISLTNLLITTLNDSELELLPANIGIENGEINSLILDYNSNILERKKLILSAGQNNPSIKQLANVLTDGRSNIIFSLRNYLNQLESTKQKLSRQSAKFDIQVSNLPEKEKILRAIERNQQIKEALYLFLLQKREESEVSYAVTEPSVKVVEYAISNNLPISPKANIIYLGALLLGLLLPFGTLYLMFLFNTKLYSKDDLEDLKINAPVIAEIPEIDATYKLLQSSNERSTLAESFRILSSNLNFIIPKKIEGGKVIISTSTIKGEGKTFTALNLALTYSSLNKKVLLIGADLHNPQIHKYLNLEKSVSGLTNYLLDNNFDWKSTLVKANTDLNCDIMLGGVIPPNPAQLLTNGNFDKLIDEAKSIYDYVIIDTPPSLLVSDTISMTHLSDVVLFVARCNHTDKEVLNFIKDTIDSGKVKNIGLVLNGLGATNSYGYGYAYNYSYKYGYGYKYSYNYGYGYGYESDDGDKSTS, from the coding sequence ATGAATCAATCACCTAATTTTGATTTTAATCATTTAGAGTCAGAAGATAATTTTGATTTTAAAAAGGAGTTTTTTAAGTACCTCTATTTTTGGAAATATTTTGTTGGAGCAACTACACTTTTTATAGTAATAGCTTTCATGTATTTAAGATATACATCCAAAGTATATAATGTAGCTGCCAAAATTAAAATTATTGATAAGAAAGAGTCTTCATTGGAATTACCTACGGCTTCAGAATTATTTTCTAATTCTAAAATCAATTTGGAAAATGAGATAGAAGTTATTAAATCTTACCCAATACTTAGTCAAGTTGTAGAGAATAAAAATCTTCATACTTCTGTTATTTCAATTGGAGATATAATGCAGTCATTGACTATTGAATATCCTTTTGAGATAAGTCTTAACTTTCCCATTGATAGTTTGTCAAAATCTAGTTACAGATTGAATATGATAGCTGATGGTTTTGAAATTATTGATTTTAGTAATGATTCAAAAAAGTATGTATTTAAAGGAGTATCTACCTACAATTTTAAACATGATTTACCTTTTGAAATCTTCAATTTTGATAGAGAGCAGTACATTAATTATGATAATGAAGGGTATGAAATTCAATTTTCATCTGTAGATGAAATGGTTGCTTCCCTTAAAAAATCAATTCAAATTTCTCAAGTTGGTAAAGAAAGTGATATCATACAATTAGAATTTAAATCAACGAATTCCGATTATTCTGAAATAGTACTTAATGAACTAATTGATGTGTTTAATAATGATGGTATTCAGGATCGTCAACTGATTCATAAAAGAACCATTGATTTTGTTAACGAAAGGTACGCATACCTTTCTATGGAACTTGATTCTATAGAAATTACTAAGCAGCTTTATAAAGTAGATAATGATTTAGTCGATTTATCGGCTAATTCTGCCATATCTTTAGAGCAGAGTTATAAATCTCAAGAAAATATTTTTTCTATTGAAAATCAAATCTCTCTCACTAACTTATTAATTACTACCTTGAATGATAGCGAGCTAGAATTGTTGCCTGCTAATATTGGTATTGAAAATGGAGAAATTAATTCACTAATTTTAGATTACAATTCAAATATTCTAGAACGTAAAAAGCTTATCCTAAGTGCTGGGCAGAACAATCCATCTATCAAGCAATTGGCTAATGTGTTAACTGATGGTCGTTCAAATATTATTTTTTCATTACGCAATTACCTTAATCAGTTAGAAAGTACTAAGCAAAAGCTTTCAAGACAGTCAGCAAAATTTGATATTCAAGTATCCAATCTACCAGAAAAAGAAAAGATTTTAAGAGCAATAGAAAGAAATCAACAGATTAAAGAGGCCTTGTATTTATTTTTATTACAAAAAAGAGAAGAGTCAGAAGTGAGTTATGCCGTTACGGAGCCCAGTGTTAAAGTTGTTGAGTACGCTATATCAAATAATTTACCAATCTCTCCAAAAGCAAACATTATTTACTTAGGTGCGCTTTTATTAGGCTTGTTATTGCCTTTCGGTACATTGTATTTGATGTTTTTGTTTAATACTAAATTATATTCTAAAGACGATTTAGAAGACTTAAAAATTAATGCCCCTGTAATTGCTGAAATTCCTGAAATAGATGCTACATACAAACTTTTACAATCATCAAATGAAAGAAGTACTTTGGCCGAGTCATTTAGGATATTGTCCTCCAATTTAAATTTTATTATTCCTAAAAAAATTGAAGGAGGTAAGGTAATCATATCTACATCCACTATTAAGGGAGAGGGAAAGACATTTACAGCCTTAAATCTAGCTTTAACTTATTCCTCATTGAACAAAAAGGTATTGCTTATAGGTGCAGATTTACATAACCCTCAAATTCATAAATACTTAAATTTAGAAAAGTCTGTTTCTGGATTGACAAACTATTTATTAGATAATAATTTCGATTGGAAAAGTACTTTAGTAAAAGCCAATACAGATTTAAATTGTGATATTATGTTAGGAGGGGTTATTCCACCAAACCCCGCACAACTTTTAACAAATGGAAATTTTGATAAGTTAATTGATGAGGCAAAATCGATATATGATTATGTTATAATTGACACTCCTCCTTCATTATTAGTTTCTGATACAATAAGTATGACACACCTTTCTGATGTAGTCTTATTTGTTGCTAGATGTAATCATACTGATAAAGAAGTTCTTAATTTTATTAAGGATACCATAGATTCTGGAAAAGTCAAAAATATAGGACTTGTCTTAAATGGCTTAGGTGCTACAAATAGCTATGGCTATGGATATGCCTATAATTATAGTTATAAATACGGCTACGGCTATAAATACTCCTATAATTATGGTTACGGCTATGGTTATGAATCAGATGATGGAGATAAATCTACATCATAA